A single region of the Litorilinea aerophila genome encodes:
- a CDS encoding DUF2298 domain-containing protein: protein MFLTLLAWYLVIQLIALAAWPLARGLFAALPDQGWTLAKALGILLMGVLFWLGYSYGLVANERGGAWLALLTVAGISGAVGWRQWRALPAWLADPVRRRYVGTAEALFALAFLAWAVVRMYDPAANHTEQPMDLMFLNSIWASATYPPQDAWLAGYAISYYYLGYWLLAALARLAGGLSLLGVPAVAYNVGQAAWFGLLLLGSFGVAANLLATSGGGQESGDGGLGSGRVLGGGLLAAVAVGVTGNLQGVLEWLYANGLLGDGVARWFQVHNFPANAAVTGRWYIGFDWWWWRSARVLQDLSLTGEHVEVIDEFPFFSYLLGDNHPHVLAMPFVLLAIGLALALLLGPARLAAVRPASPGWGAPLVGLFPLGGLGLAVTVLAVGALLFLNTWDFPPYWLLLVAVIFVAARRPTGEPEAGPGQAFFWAAVAGVLLVVGAGLLYLPYFLTAQSQASGVAPNLLHPTRLRQFLLMFGGFLPAVAALLMICWRERPPDRQRFFLSLAAILGLPVLWLLLFTGLVAGGAFPMAGELPPGAESFVPFIVARWSSRPWTYLLVGTLLAVALALIWERLMDDRPAGDPARLFVLLLTALGLALVYAPEFLYLRDYFGTRMNTVFKFYYQGWLLLALSSAYGVAVLLGNRGRSGSAGWSPAPVAALATLLLICAGLIYPVAGVYSKTGGFQAAQPTLDAGAYLAQAAPAEYAAAAWVRANTPADALVLEAKGASYRADFNRISTLTGRPTLLGWDFHEVQWRGEAYGAMARGRPEVLELIYRTGTAQQIREALDRWQIDYVYVGPAERSTYQITPRDEARLSAVMDLVFEQGDVRIYQRRSPTQRLVH, encoded by the coding sequence ATGTTTCTCACTCTTCTCGCCTGGTACCTGGTGATCCAACTCATTGCCCTGGCTGCCTGGCCCCTTGCCCGGGGGCTGTTCGCCGCCCTGCCCGACCAGGGCTGGACCCTGGCCAAGGCCCTGGGCATCCTGCTGATGGGCGTGCTTTTCTGGCTGGGCTACAGCTATGGCCTGGTGGCCAACGAGCGGGGCGGTGCCTGGCTGGCCCTGCTGACCGTGGCGGGCATCAGCGGGGCCGTGGGGTGGCGTCAATGGCGGGCCCTGCCTGCCTGGTTGGCGGATCCGGTGCGCCGGCGATACGTGGGGACGGCGGAGGCCCTCTTTGCCCTGGCCTTCCTGGCGTGGGCGGTGGTGCGCATGTACGACCCGGCGGCCAACCACACCGAACAGCCCATGGACCTCATGTTCCTGAACAGCATCTGGGCCAGCGCCACCTATCCACCCCAGGACGCCTGGCTGGCGGGCTACGCCATCAGCTACTATTACCTGGGCTACTGGCTGTTGGCGGCCCTGGCTCGGCTGGCCGGTGGGCTTTCCCTGTTGGGCGTGCCGGCCGTGGCCTACAACGTGGGCCAGGCTGCCTGGTTTGGGCTGCTCTTGCTGGGCAGCTTCGGCGTGGCCGCCAATCTATTGGCCACATCCGGGGGAGGGCAGGAGAGCGGGGACGGTGGACTGGGCTCTGGCCGGGTGTTGGGCGGCGGGCTGCTGGCCGCGGTGGCGGTGGGCGTGACGGGCAACCTGCAGGGGGTGTTGGAATGGCTCTACGCCAACGGCCTGTTGGGCGACGGCGTGGCCCGCTGGTTCCAGGTCCACAACTTCCCGGCCAATGCCGCGGTGACCGGCCGCTGGTACATCGGCTTCGACTGGTGGTGGTGGCGCAGCGCCCGGGTCTTGCAGGATCTCTCCCTGACCGGTGAGCACGTGGAGGTGATCGACGAGTTCCCATTCTTCAGCTACCTGCTGGGCGACAACCATCCCCACGTGCTGGCCATGCCCTTTGTGCTGCTGGCCATCGGGCTGGCCCTGGCCCTGCTCCTGGGCCCGGCCCGGCTGGCTGCGGTACGCCCGGCGTCCCCAGGCTGGGGCGCCCCGCTGGTGGGTCTCTTTCCCCTGGGCGGGTTGGGGCTGGCGGTGACGGTGCTGGCCGTGGGCGCGCTGCTCTTCCTCAACACGTGGGATTTCCCACCCTACTGGCTGCTGCTGGTGGCAGTCATCTTTGTGGCAGCCCGGAGGCCGACTGGGGAGCCCGAGGCCGGGCCGGGCCAGGCCTTCTTTTGGGCTGCCGTGGCCGGTGTGCTGCTGGTGGTAGGCGCCGGCCTCCTCTACCTGCCCTACTTTCTGACGGCCCAGAGCCAGGCGAGTGGCGTTGCGCCCAACCTGCTCCATCCCACCCGGCTGCGCCAGTTTCTGCTCATGTTTGGGGGCTTCCTGCCGGCTGTGGCGGCCTTGCTGATGATCTGCTGGCGGGAACGGCCGCCTGACCGGCAGCGGTTCTTCTTGAGCCTGGCGGCCATCCTGGGCTTGCCCGTCCTCTGGCTGCTCCTCTTCACCGGGCTGGTGGCCGGCGGTGCCTTTCCCATGGCCGGGGAGCTGCCGCCTGGGGCCGAGAGTTTCGTGCCCTTCATCGTGGCCCGCTGGAGCAGCCGCCCCTGGACCTACCTGCTGGTGGGCACTCTGCTGGCCGTTGCCCTGGCCCTCATCTGGGAGCGGCTGATGGACGACCGCCCGGCAGGTGACCCCGCCCGGCTTTTCGTCCTGCTCCTGACCGCGCTGGGCCTGGCCCTGGTCTATGCCCCCGAGTTCCTCTACCTGCGGGACTATTTCGGCACCCGCATGAACACCGTCTTCAAGTTTTACTACCAGGGCTGGCTACTCCTGGCCCTCAGCAGCGCTTACGGCGTGGCCGTGCTCCTGGGCAACCGGGGGCGGTCCGGTTCGGCCGGGTGGAGCCCCGCGCCTGTGGCTGCCCTGGCTACGCTTTTGCTGATTTGTGCCGGTTTGATCTATCCTGTAGCCGGTGTGTACAGCAAGACCGGGGGCTTTCAGGCGGCTCAGCCGACCCTGGATGCCGGCGCCTATCTGGCCCAGGCGGCCCCCGCGGAATACGCCGCGGCGGCATGGGTCCGGGCCAATACCCCGGCCGATGCCCTGGTGTTGGAAGCCAAGGGGGCCAGCTATCGGGCCGACTTCAACCGCATCAGCACCCTCACGGGGCGGCCCACCTTGCTGGGCTGGGATTTCCACGAGGTGCAGTGGCGGGGCGAAGCCTACGGCGCCATGGCCCGGGGACGTCCCGAGGTGCTGGAGCTGATCTACCGCACGGGGACGGCCCAGCAGATCCGAGAGGCCCTGGATCGCTGGCAGATCGACTACGTCTACGTGGGGCCGGCGGAGCGGAGCACCTACCAGATCACCCCGCGGGACGAGGCACGCCTGTCCGCGGTGATGGACCTGGTCTTCGAGCAGGGCGACGTGCGCATCTACCAGCGCCGGAGCCCGACCCAGCGACTGGTCCACTGA